DNA sequence from the Eulemur rufifrons isolate Redbay chromosome 6, OSU_ERuf_1, whole genome shotgun sequence genome:
GTGGGCAGTATCTCATCTTTGGGTTCCACGATGCTCACGTGGTCAGGCAGGGGTTTCTTAGGGCCAATCTTACCAGTAGGGTCCCAGGGTAGCATGATCTTCACCTTGATGCCCAGCACACCTGAAGGACACCACCATTAGGATGTAGCTGGGGTTGCACTGGCCCCCACACACAaaaggacagaagaaagaaaatttactcAAGTACCTTGGGTCTGGTCCCTTCTCAGACAAATGCCTCTAAATCAATCAATGAACAGGACACTTCTGCAAAAGGAACCCATGCACAGCACCACAGAACGTGGTACTGACAAGGACCAAGAGCAGGATGTGACCTTTCTGACTCGTCATCGTGTCATCACTGAAGGGCACACAGAGGACCAAGACAATGACAAACCAACTCTTGGATCAGACCGATCTCAGCAATTCCATTCTTACAGATCAATGCAGCTAATCAGTAAACCCAAGGAGTACAAACATGCCCAGCTACTTCCAAAATAAATCCCCTCAAATACCAAGGAGTCTATGGAAAACCACATCTTATCCACTAATGTGCCCTTTGCTCTAAGCATCCCCAGTTAGCCGCTCACCCTGTCTTAGTAGCACATGGCGCACGGCAGTGTCAACGTAGTAGTTAACAGGGTCCCCACTGTGAATCATCAGGCCATCCACAAACTTCATGGACTTAGCCCTCTGTCCTCGGAGTTTCCCAGACACCACGACCTCACAGCCCTTGGCTCCACTCTCCATGATGAACCGCAGCACACCATAGCAAGCTCTTTGGAAGAATAAGAGACACCCAGTTATTACCAAAGAATACCAAAATTTATTCACCCACCTCACAAAGTTTAAAAAACGTAAGACTTAGTCTACACTGACTGTTTTCAATGATCCTTTAAGGGAGAATAAATTTGACCAGCGTCTGTCCCAGGAAGGGTAAGATTCTTTAAGGAACGTACGTCAAGTTCCTTCTAACCAAGTGCTCTCCAACCCTGGCTGCATATTAGAGTCACCTCAGAGgctaataaaaaaaacaaaccctggtGCCAAGGCCCTATTCCAGGCAATCTGGTGGTCCCTTTATGGTTTACTGAAATATTCTCCAACCTCCAGAATTCACGATCACCAGGAAACCTAACCAATTTAAGACCCTGGTTACCCTGATATTAGaatgctgggggcaggggtggcaaCACTTTCAGGTCTATAAAACTGATAATAAGCTTTAAATATCATACCCCACCCCCCAACTGTTTCATTTATACCCTGGGAGACGCTAATTGGATAACTAGCCACTCCAGGCCCtttcacattatctcatttaatccctataCCTAAGGAGAGGTGGTATAATGATCCACATTAGAAAATACCAGATCTAAGTGTTGGAGTGCAAAAGCCGCATGGAGGGCTTGTTAAGACAGACTGCTGGGCCAGTCCCAGTTTCcattcagtgggtctgggatggaaacagatttttttttttatttctaacaagttctcaagTGATGGCAGGGATACCAGCCCAGGAAACAAGCttttgagaaccattgttctATGCAATGGAACTGACACTCAAATCAGGCAAGCACTCTTTTCTACATGTCCTTACCTACACTACCCATCCCTACCAGGTCAACTTTCCTACACCATAGCTTTTGTACCATTCCTCTAGGCAAGGCATTCTAATTACTTCACAAATAGCAAAACTGCACAAAGAATTTCCTATTGAAATCTTAACCAGTATGTCCAGCTCAAAGGGTAACCAAACCTCAGGTCCTTTACACCCTACCACTCCTCACGTAACTATCTGCATACAGCTCATGAAGCTAAGTGTCTAGATTTTAAGCTTTTACACATCAGGACTGTCTTACCTCTTTATGGTCTCAGTAAGAGTGAACACATTAAATGGACTGGAATGATTGTAGCTTGTTCTGAATTTCACAGTATCCCAAAAGTACCAAGACACTTCTACTACTACTATCAATATATATCCATAAATAACACATGCCCAGTAAGAGGCTGAATTATTTCTCATTGTCCATCCCCCACAGGGCTCTTTCTAAAGCCTCATCCTCACCAAGACCAACTAGAGTCGGCCCCTCCCTGTACAGTTCTATTTCTATTCTACTCCCCAAGCACCCAGAACATGTCTCCATTTCAGCACTGACCACCCTTTATGGTTTTTGCTTCTTCAGTAGTCTTAGACTGTCAGTTCAGTGAGGGCATGCATTAGCAGTATTCTATTGTTACAACTCTCAGACACTAGCAGATCCTGCCACTTCTTAACAGTTTCATCTGCTAAATTAACAAAATAGCAGACACACTGTATTCTGATCCATACAAAAGGGCAAGACTGTATCTTCTTGGCCTTTTGACTAGGATCGAGCATAAAAGGGCATTAGTATCAAGTCTCAGGACACTTACCTCCGCACAGCAAGCCCTCCAAGGAGTTTGTAACGCAGAGATTCTGCCTGGGCAATGGCACACAGACCTCTCGTGGCCACCTTTTCAGCATAAAGCTTTAAAGGAAGCAAGGCACATCCTGTTACCTTCACCACTGTTGTCAATTAAAAGGCAGCACATTtgtcataaaaacatttttttctgtaccaTCACATGTTAGCATTTTAGTATCCCTCAAGTACAAAATCACTTCTACCCACATATAGTACAGTGACATAGGCTGAATCACTCCTCATTGCCCTCCCATCCTGGCTCCTTCTATAGCCACACCAAGGAGACCAATGGATAGTAATCAGTCCATCATATGCATCATTTCCATGCCCAAGTTGAATGTAAAATCCTTTAACCACCAGACATTGGCAGAATAGGCCTGTAAGTTAAGCCCTCTGCCCATTAAGAGAACTTCAACACAATACCAAtccatttgtaatatttattcatcatgaataaataattaaagtcTCCAAGgtgatgttgagtgtttttagAAGTACCATTCTAAAGAGCCATTATCTCTGACGTAAGCCAGAACCACTCACCTCTACACTGCCCTCTGGGAAGCCAAATCTCTTCTGAACTACTGCAGTCAATTCCCGGATGCGCCGGCCCTTCTCACCAAGAACATTCTGTGttctggggggcaggggagagtgaCAATTCACAATTCTCACAAAATGCTAGATGTAAGTTTAAATCTCATTCATCTGCCACAAAGTACAAATTTTAGATGACAAACCCCCaagctaaattttttaaaatgcagattttaagaAGCAATTACATTCACTAAGGTTAGATTCCCAGTTGTCCCCTTAAGTTTATACAGAATAAACCACCTTAGTATATGAAAGGTGGTCTTACTAATAATctatctaacagaggaaaataaactataaaacagaaacaaattcaCAGCACATCCCCTTGAAGGAAACTCACAACCCATTTTGTTTTAACTAAAACACCTGTGACCTAACTCATTATCTCTAAGACTTCCTTTTCTTGGCTTTGAAGAGCCTTAAGCAGACAACAGGGTGTGTGTGAGCTCCCCACTTCAGTTCCTGCCCAAAACCACATTCCAAGGACTCAGATAaagccagcctcacagagaaaaaataaaaataaagagcaccTGTAACTGCTTTGCAGCCACTTCTGTTAACAGTCTGCtgaagcagagaggaaaaaaaagccgtttttaccctttaaaaccACCCAGAACCTTTCCTC
Encoded proteins:
- the RPS3 gene encoding small ribosomal subunit protein uS3; translation: MAVQISKKRKFVADGIFKAELNEFLTRELAEDGYSGVEVRVTPTRTEIIILATRTQNVLGEKGRRIRELTAVVQKRFGFPEGSVELYAEKVATRGLCAIAQAESLRYKLLGGLAVRRACYGVLRFIMESGAKGCEVVVSGKLRGQRAKSMKFVDGLMIHSGDPVNYYVDTAVRHVLLRQGVLGIKVKIMLPWDPTGKIGPKKPLPDHVSIVEPKDEILPTTPISEQKGGKPEPPAMPQPVPTA